One window of the Chryseobacterium camelliae genome contains the following:
- a CDS encoding DUF4835 family protein, whose protein sequence is MKKLISLFLLLFLYNVSFSQELLATVQVNSQQVAGSNQQAFKVLEKSLKDFINNTSWTGKKLQNFEKIKSNFAIVVASREGNRFTASIVVQAVRPVYGTTYESPLINLQDTRFTFDYVENENLIFNERQFSGKNLIDVISFYVYLILGYDADSFQSMSGTQWFQKAQQIAQNGQSQNTYDGWKRINEPRSRSILIGEILNPNMAQLRSSFYTYHRGGMDNLFNQDQTGAKRAIFDALMQLKMYENSFQQNYFFNLFITTKSDEIYNIFNSGNNGGIVLNDLKQLMILFAPKFTDDKWNKWK, encoded by the coding sequence ATGAAAAAACTTATCAGCTTATTTTTACTGCTTTTCTTATATAACGTTTCATTTTCACAGGAACTGTTAGCCACCGTGCAGGTGAACTCGCAACAAGTGGCAGGAAGTAACCAGCAGGCCTTCAAGGTACTTGAGAAAAGCCTCAAGGATTTCATCAACAATACAAGCTGGACAGGAAAAAAGCTTCAGAATTTTGAGAAAATAAAATCCAACTTTGCCATTGTAGTCGCCAGCAGGGAAGGAAACCGGTTCACCGCGAGCATCGTCGTTCAGGCAGTGAGGCCTGTATACGGGACCACATACGAGTCTCCGCTCATCAACCTGCAGGACACCCGGTTTACATTTGATTATGTTGAAAATGAAAACCTTATTTTCAACGAACGGCAGTTTTCCGGGAAAAACCTTATTGACGTGATCAGCTTTTATGTTTATCTGATCCTGGGATATGATGCAGACAGCTTTCAGTCCATGTCGGGCACCCAGTGGTTCCAGAAAGCGCAGCAGATCGCTCAGAACGGTCAGTCCCAGAATACCTATGACGGCTGGAAGCGGATCAATGAGCCGAGAAGCCGTTCTATCCTGATCGGTGAGATCCTTAACCCGAATATGGCTCAGCTCCGGTCATCCTTCTACACTTACCACAGAGGCGGCATGGATAACCTCTTTAACCAGGACCAGACCGGTGCCAAAAGAGCTATTTTCGATGCCCTGATGCAACTGAAGATGTATGAAAACTCCTTTCAGCAGAATTATTTCTTCAACCTGTTCATCACCACCAAAAGCGACGAGATCTACAATATCTTCAATTCCGGCAACAACGGCGGAATTGTGCTCAATGACCTGAAGCAGCTGATGATCCTGTTTGCTCCGAAATTTACGGATGACAAATGGAACAAATGGAAATAA
- the coaBC gene encoding bifunctional phosphopantothenoylcysteine decarboxylase/phosphopantothenate--cysteine ligase CoaBC: protein MSSLSGKKILIAISGGIAAYKIHFLIRDFIKQGAEVQAIMTPDAEHFVTKLSISTLSKNPVYSDFYSDNGTWNSHVEMALWADVMIVAPCTAGTLAKMTHGICDNLVIATYMSAKCPVFIAPAMDLDMYQHPSTRQNLEMAEDFGNLIIPAESGELASGLVGQGRMAEPATITRTIEQFFSSANQKKTLQGKTVLITAGPTYEAIDPVRFIGNHSSGKMGYSLAEAAAERGAKVILVSGPSGLDAKHPSIELHRVTSAKEMMAKVFEFYDHTDIGIASAAVADYAPKEVAKEKIKKNDGNLTIELVKNPDILKTMGERKVHQFLVGFALETENEEENARGKMKKKNLDMIVLNSLRDEGAGFRNDTNKIKIFTPTGEKEFALKSKDEVARDILDCIEAEILK, encoded by the coding sequence ATGAGCAGCCTTTCCGGAAAAAAAATTCTTATCGCAATCTCCGGTGGAATTGCAGCCTATAAAATTCATTTCCTGATCCGCGACTTCATTAAGCAAGGCGCGGAAGTGCAGGCCATCATGACCCCGGATGCTGAGCATTTCGTAACCAAGCTCAGTATATCCACCTTATCCAAAAATCCTGTATACTCAGATTTTTACAGTGATAACGGAACATGGAACAGCCATGTTGAAATGGCGCTGTGGGCGGATGTGATGATTGTAGCGCCCTGTACAGCGGGAACACTGGCCAAGATGACCCACGGAATCTGTGATAATCTGGTCATTGCTACCTATATGTCTGCCAAATGTCCGGTATTTATTGCACCTGCCATGGACCTGGATATGTACCAGCATCCTTCCACAAGACAAAACCTCGAAATGGCGGAAGACTTCGGGAATCTCATCATTCCTGCTGAAAGCGGTGAACTGGCCAGCGGATTGGTGGGCCAGGGAAGGATGGCGGAGCCGGCAACAATAACCCGTACTATAGAGCAGTTTTTCAGTTCGGCGAACCAAAAGAAGACCCTTCAGGGAAAAACGGTATTGATCACAGCGGGCCCTACTTACGAGGCGATTGATCCGGTAAGGTTCATCGGGAACCATTCTTCCGGAAAGATGGGGTATTCCCTGGCTGAAGCAGCAGCAGAAAGAGGTGCAAAGGTCATCCTGGTTTCCGGGCCTTCCGGCCTGGATGCAAAGCATCCGTCCATTGAGCTGCACAGGGTGACTTCAGCAAAAGAAATGATGGCTAAGGTATTCGAATTTTATGACCATACGGATATCGGCATAGCCAGCGCTGCAGTGGCAGACTATGCCCCGAAGGAAGTTGCGAAAGAAAAAATAAAAAAGAATGACGGGAATTTAACCATTGAACTCGTTAAGAACCCGGATATCCTCAAAACCATGGGTGAGAGAAAGGTACATCAGTTCCTGGTAGGATTTGCCCTGGAAACCGAGAATGAAGAAGAAAATGCCCGCGGTAAAATGAAGAAGAAAAACCTGGATATGATTGTCCTGAACTCCCTGCGGGACGAGGGAGCCGGCTTCCGGAATGATACCAACAAGATAAAAATCTTCACGCCTACCGGTGAAAAAGAATTCGCGCTGAAATCCAAAGATGAAGTGGCCCGGGATATTCTCGACTGTATTGAAGCAGAGATTCTCAAATAA
- a CDS encoding DNA-directed RNA polymerase subunit omega, with amino-acid sequence MSVKDTKAEVNTITYDKDKIEEKVGSIYEAIVIMGKRAEQINAEIRTELHNKLDEFAVHNSTLEEVFENREQIEISKHYEKLPKPTSIAVEEWLNGDVYFRKTDDRK; translated from the coding sequence ATGAGTGTAAAAGATACCAAAGCAGAAGTCAATACGATTACTTACGATAAAGATAAGATTGAAGAGAAAGTAGGTTCCATCTATGAGGCTATTGTTATCATGGGTAAAAGAGCAGAGCAGATCAATGCGGAGATCCGTACAGAACTGCACAATAAGCTTGACGAATTTGCCGTTCATAATTCTACACTGGAAGAGGTTTTCGAAAACAGAGAGCAGATCGAAATTTCCAAGCATTATGAAAAATTACCTAAGCCTACCTCTATTGCTGTAGAAGAGTGGCTGAACGGAGATGTCTACTTCAGAAAAACTGACGATAGAAAATAA
- a CDS encoding outer membrane protein assembly factor BamD yields MKKYILGLFAVAVVSSCISQQDKAMKSADKNYILKVANENFAKKKWKNALALYDRLPNLVAGTDDAPNVVFNSAYANYYDKNYRLAGSQFKNFSISFPQDSRKEEAAYMSALCYYEGSMDYNLDQSSTELAINELQDFLNNYPNSERSKNINQLIDELAYKLEFKAYENARQYYKMAEYKAANVAFENVLDDFPSTKLRPKIYDYIMKSRFELATKSVYDLKDERIESALAFTRQVEKELPNTEYAKTAQDLNAKLEKEKQDFVIVKKQTEARIAALTAKQKREADRLADKGKAEQQMKDQADAEKKAMQIQRDSAAIQTPPPAATFKIQR; encoded by the coding sequence ATGAAAAAATATATTTTAGGTCTTTTTGCTGTTGCGGTGGTTTCATCATGTATAAGCCAGCAGGACAAAGCAATGAAGAGTGCTGATAAAAACTACATCCTGAAAGTAGCCAATGAGAATTTTGCCAAAAAGAAATGGAAAAATGCACTGGCACTATATGACAGGCTTCCCAACCTGGTGGCAGGTACAGATGATGCACCGAATGTGGTTTTCAATTCTGCGTATGCCAACTATTACGATAAAAACTACCGGTTGGCCGGAAGCCAGTTCAAGAATTTTTCCATCAGTTTCCCGCAAGACAGCAGAAAAGAAGAGGCTGCCTACATGTCTGCCCTTTGCTACTACGAAGGTTCAATGGATTATAACCTGGACCAGTCCAGCACGGAACTTGCGATCAACGAGCTGCAGGACTTCCTGAACAACTATCCTAATTCCGAAAGGTCTAAAAATATCAATCAGCTTATTGATGAGCTTGCCTATAAACTGGAATTCAAAGCGTATGAAAATGCACGCCAGTATTATAAAATGGCAGAATACAAGGCTGCCAATGTAGCGTTTGAGAATGTACTGGATGATTTCCCGAGTACCAAGCTCCGCCCGAAAATCTATGACTACATCATGAAGTCAAGGTTTGAGCTGGCTACAAAGTCTGTTTATGACCTTAAAGATGAACGTATTGAAAGTGCCCTTGCTTTTACCAGACAGGTAGAAAAAGAACTTCCTAATACGGAATATGCCAAAACTGCCCAGGACCTGAACGCGAAACTGGAAAAAGAAAAACAGGATTTCGTCATCGTGAAAAAACAGACTGAAGCCAGAATTGCGGCCCTTACAGCCAAGCAGAAAAGAGAAGCAGATAGGCTTGCAGACAAAGGAAAAGCGGAGCAGCAGATGAAAGATCAGGCAGATGCAGAGAAAAAAGCAATGCAGATCCAGAGGGATAGTGCGGCCATCCAGACCCCTCCGCCGGCAGCGACTTTCAAAATTCAAAGATAA
- a CDS encoding TetR/AcrR family transcriptional regulator, with protein MRKKFTEKQIYILDIAEELIAKQGYEGTSVRDICSKAGINVAMISYYFGSKEKMMSYLYQYRVLKTRENFSEFADTIKDGKPEMQMKEIIKYIVGQLFKYNYFHGFVTQELRHTDSVKNELLDFYQLFVKKLDDVIKKGVASGVFTFTPKPEDVLTTIIGSTLFVIRNRNFYEMYVPNKNEETYAKEAEKKVRMNLLLSIFAILGYAAD; from the coding sequence ATGAGAAAAAAATTTACTGAAAAACAAATCTATATACTGGATATTGCTGAGGAACTTATTGCCAAGCAGGGGTATGAAGGCACGTCCGTTAGAGATATATGTTCCAAAGCCGGCATTAATGTCGCCATGATTTCCTACTATTTCGGGTCAAAGGAAAAAATGATGTCCTACCTCTATCAGTACAGGGTACTGAAGACCCGGGAAAACTTTTCGGAATTTGCAGATACCATTAAGGATGGCAAACCGGAAATGCAGATGAAGGAAATCATTAAATATATTGTCGGGCAACTGTTTAAATACAACTATTTCCATGGTTTTGTGACCCAGGAATTGCGCCATACGGACAGTGTGAAGAATGAGCTGCTGGATTTTTACCAGCTCTTTGTGAAAAAACTGGATGACGTGATAAAAAAAGGAGTGGCTTCCGGCGTTTTTACTTTTACCCCAAAACCGGAAGATGTTCTTACCACCATTATCGGATCTACGTTATTTGTTATCCGGAACCGGAATTTCTATGAAATGTATGTGCCGAATAAAAATGAAGAAACCTATGCCAAGGAAGCGGAAAAAAAGGTAAGAATGAATCTCTTACTCAGTATTTTTGCCATTCTGGGATACGCTGCAGACTAA
- a CDS encoding TatD family hydrolase: MEFFDFHHHNKDRAFGIYNLDSYDPVPDFPYSAGIHPKDIVEDGMDMQLNQLKELASHKLCVAIGECGLDAMVGTEQHLQEEIFLKQVLLSNETRKPLIIHCVRKYYEVISFRKKAEQAMVIHGFNKKQGIADDLIRNNFYLSFGKAVLYNLSLQDTLKTVPINRIFLETDDADFNIAELYQKTAAIKGIPVEKLSEQIRENLAQIQNG, from the coding sequence ATGGAATTTTTTGATTTTCACCATCATAACAAAGACCGCGCTTTCGGGATCTATAATTTGGACTCCTATGATCCCGTGCCTGATTTCCCATATTCTGCGGGAATCCATCCTAAAGATATTGTTGAGGACGGAATGGACATGCAGCTGAATCAGCTGAAAGAACTTGCCTCCCATAAACTTTGCGTGGCTATCGGGGAATGCGGCCTCGATGCTATGGTAGGAACAGAGCAGCATCTTCAGGAAGAAATTTTCCTGAAACAGGTCCTTCTTTCCAATGAAACCCGCAAGCCTCTGATCATCCACTGTGTACGGAAGTATTATGAGGTGATTTCTTTTAGGAAAAAAGCTGAGCAGGCGATGGTGATCCATGGTTTCAATAAAAAACAAGGCATTGCCGATGACCTGATCAGGAATAATTTTTACCTGAGTTTTGGAAAAGCGGTTTTGTATAATTTATCTTTGCAGGATACTTTGAAAACGGTTCCCATCAACAGGATTTTCCTGGAAACGGATGATGCGGATTTCAACATCGCGGAATTGTATCAGAAAACCGCAGCAATAAAGGGCATTCCGGTGGAGAAGCTCAGTGAACAGATTAGAGAAAATTTAGCACAGATACAAAATGGATAA
- a CDS encoding tRNA threonylcarbamoyladenosine dehydratase — protein MDKYWLERTELLVKEEGLEKLIKSNILVVGLGGVGSFAAEFLARAGVGSMTIVDGDTVDITNINRQLPALRSTVGKHKVEVVAERLMDINPDLALTKINEFLNPERMDEVLDSAPFDYVLDCIDSVTPKLCLIIAAKRRRIKIVSSMGAGGKTDPSKVMVRDISKTEHCHLARQVRKRLKKEKIDKGVRCVFANDIQDEDSLKMTDGTNYKRSFYGTISYMPAIFGLYAASEVINYLLDKK, from the coding sequence ATGGATAAATACTGGTTGGAAAGAACAGAGCTTCTGGTAAAAGAAGAAGGCCTGGAAAAACTGATAAAATCGAATATCCTGGTGGTTGGCCTGGGAGGTGTAGGTTCTTTTGCCGCAGAGTTCCTGGCCAGGGCCGGAGTAGGCAGCATGACGATTGTAGATGGTGATACGGTGGATATTACCAATATCAACAGGCAATTGCCGGCTTTGAGATCCACCGTCGGTAAACATAAGGTAGAAGTAGTTGCCGAAAGGCTTATGGATATCAATCCGGACCTTGCACTGACCAAAATCAATGAATTCCTGAATCCTGAAAGGATGGATGAAGTACTGGATTCCGCGCCTTTCGATTATGTCCTGGACTGTATCGACAGTGTAACGCCTAAGCTGTGCCTGATTATTGCAGCCAAGCGGAGAAGGATTAAAATCGTAAGTTCCATGGGTGCGGGAGGAAAAACAGACCCAAGCAAGGTAATGGTGAGGGATATCAGCAAAACTGAACACTGCCACCTGGCAAGGCAGGTAAGGAAAAGGCTGAAAAAAGAAAAGATCGACAAAGGGGTTCGATGCGTTTTTGCCAATGACATCCAGGATGAAGACAGCCTGAAAATGACAGACGGCACCAATTATAAGAGGTCGTTCTATGGCACGATAAGCTATATGCCGGCTATTTTCGGATTGTATGCCGCCTCGGAAGTGATCAACTACCTGCTGGATAAAAAATAA
- the rnpA gene encoding ribonuclease P protein component codes for MTNFTYPRAEKLKKNTEISLLFEKGRWKTHGNLRIIVLKNKPSAPIEEGKFAVSVSKKFFKKAVHRNRIKRLLRECYRLNKGLFRDAFGEQSIAMLFWASPELPAQFRDVEAQFISLCRSQKKP; via the coding sequence ATGACGAATTTTACCTATCCCAGAGCCGAAAAACTTAAGAAAAATACTGAAATTTCCCTGCTTTTTGAAAAAGGCAGATGGAAAACGCATGGGAACCTGAGAATCATAGTCCTGAAAAATAAACCTTCTGCTCCCATAGAAGAGGGTAAATTTGCCGTATCGGTCTCCAAGAAATTTTTTAAGAAAGCGGTACACAGAAACAGGATCAAAAGGCTGTTGCGTGAATGTTACCGCTTGAACAAGGGTCTTTTCAGGGACGCTTTCGGAGAGCAGTCTATCGCCATGCTGTTCTGGGCATCGCCGGAACTGCCTGCACAATTCCGGGATGTTGAGGCACAGTTCATCAGCCTTTGCCGGTCGCAGAAGAAACCCTGA
- a CDS encoding tetratricopeptide repeat protein → MNPRVLELLKEPKNIQPEDLTLLKEEINSFPYVQNIRALHLYGVHLHDKDNYQKELATTAAYTTDKKILYQLINGKMQQKQKEPAAQEKRTEAPQNFKYSYNKGSFPIKREEKTEENTAAAENHQETSYLQPAPKPEIKHVYANGERNRILFEGEENFMDDHDHEVIDLESTLESGVIVTQKPQPKQPEHTHAPSGIEEETNGQEDQSVLIHDAEELISTDPANLEENSAAEKQENPEEPVATESVTEFSSDAVINREEKPEEVIKETITDPSEVSFKETEPSPETSTSKSEEGNNDQEQPEETLAAEAMTEFSSDAVINREEKPEEVIKETITDPSEVSFKETEAFLPDTSAEGNNAGEQASSVEAKADEKGLNFTHEKMISEDKIDSEKTEEKVEDKAELSFHGMDSFMPDVQIQAVYKDQPEPVPAQPSVNKHEEEMRRLIEEVEKKMKSSRSTPEIQAEKEDEDSAHEISFAETQSFVVADTEEEKHEPLHMPETAGITGQSQEENKEVHTKQSLSGAEQQDAQEENAVQETVEESPTEQPAAAWKPMNFETHIPDSLISKAAEIPQQQKEPAPEPESRDKSGVSPAPEMPLTLEADHSEDMESHNEPLKEDPEAPEVKENDEQVPVMNVSFFSSDISSWTVDQGKKEEQRGEKPADASPKPVQNPADSNVPGFINTWQSWLKIDRPQEPEKEKTEIKNKVIEAFIENNPRISQLKEESSFVIREKNDDISHLMTETLANLYFEQKLYTKAIKAFEILINKYPDKKEHFENRIKEIKDFRTKG, encoded by the coding sequence ATGAATCCTAGAGTTTTAGAATTATTAAAAGAGCCTAAAAATATTCAGCCGGAAGATTTAACCCTTCTGAAAGAAGAAATCAATTCTTTTCCCTATGTTCAGAATATCAGGGCACTGCATCTGTATGGCGTTCACCTGCACGATAAAGACAATTACCAGAAAGAGCTGGCTACCACTGCCGCTTATACTACTGATAAGAAAATACTTTATCAGCTGATCAACGGGAAAATGCAGCAGAAGCAGAAAGAGCCCGCAGCACAAGAGAAAAGAACGGAGGCTCCGCAGAATTTTAAATACTCATATAATAAAGGCAGCTTCCCGATAAAAAGGGAAGAGAAAACGGAAGAAAATACAGCCGCTGCTGAAAACCATCAGGAAACATCGTACCTCCAGCCTGCGCCAAAACCGGAAATAAAGCATGTTTATGCGAATGGGGAGCGCAACAGGATCCTGTTTGAAGGGGAAGAAAATTTCATGGATGACCATGACCATGAAGTCATAGACCTTGAATCTACACTGGAATCCGGAGTTATCGTCACCCAGAAACCCCAACCTAAACAACCGGAACATACTCATGCACCTTCAGGAATTGAAGAAGAAACAAACGGGCAGGAAGATCAATCTGTTTTAATACATGATGCTGAGGAGTTGATTTCAACTGACCCGGCAAATCTGGAAGAAAACAGTGCAGCCGAGAAACAGGAAAATCCTGAAGAACCTGTTGCCACTGAAAGCGTGACAGAATTCTCTTCAGATGCAGTCATTAACCGTGAAGAAAAACCTGAAGAGGTTATAAAGGAAACAATAACCGATCCTTCAGAGGTCAGCTTTAAGGAAACGGAACCTTCGCCGGAAACCAGCACCAGCAAAAGTGAAGAAGGAAATAATGATCAGGAACAGCCCGAAGAAACTTTGGCCGCTGAAGCAATGACGGAATTTTCTTCAGATGCAGTCATTAATCGGGAAGAAAAGCCGGAAGAGGTTATCAAGGAAACAATAACCGATCCTTCAGAGGTCAGCTTTAAGGAAACAGAAGCTTTCTTGCCGGATACCAGCGCTGAAGGAAATAATGCAGGTGAGCAGGCTTCATCTGTTGAGGCAAAAGCGGATGAAAAAGGATTGAATTTTACGCATGAAAAAATGATCAGCGAGGATAAAATCGATTCTGAAAAGACAGAAGAGAAGGTTGAGGACAAAGCCGAACTAAGCTTTCACGGAATGGATTCTTTCATGCCGGATGTCCAGATCCAGGCTGTTTATAAAGATCAGCCGGAACCTGTTCCTGCCCAGCCATCCGTCAACAAACATGAAGAGGAAATGAGGCGCCTGATTGAAGAAGTAGAGAAAAAAATGAAATCCTCCAGGAGCACCCCGGAAATACAGGCAGAAAAAGAGGATGAGGATTCCGCACATGAAATCAGTTTCGCAGAAACGCAAAGCTTCGTTGTGGCAGATACGGAAGAGGAAAAGCACGAGCCTCTCCATATGCCCGAAACTGCCGGTATAACTGGGCAATCTCAAGAAGAAAATAAAGAAGTCCATACAAAGCAATCACTTTCCGGAGCAGAACAGCAAGATGCCCAAGAAGAAAATGCGGTTCAGGAAACTGTGGAAGAATCTCCAACTGAACAACCGGCTGCGGCATGGAAACCCATGAACTTTGAAACCCATATTCCGGATTCCCTGATCAGTAAAGCAGCAGAAATTCCTCAACAGCAAAAGGAACCGGCTCCGGAGCCTGAAAGCCGTGATAAATCGGGAGTATCACCTGCACCAGAGATGCCATTAACGCTGGAAGCAGACCATTCAGAAGACATGGAAAGCCATAATGAACCTCTAAAAGAGGATCCTGAAGCACCTGAAGTTAAAGAAAATGATGAACAGGTTCCGGTCATGAATGTCTCATTCTTCAGTTCTGATATTTCCAGCTGGACCGTTGACCAGGGTAAGAAAGAGGAGCAGCGCGGAGAAAAGCCTGCAGATGCATCTCCTAAACCTGTACAGAACCCGGCAGACAGCAATGTGCCGGGATTCATCAATACCTGGCAAAGCTGGCTGAAAATAGACAGGCCCCAGGAACCTGAAAAGGAAAAAACGGAAATCAAGAATAAAGTCATTGAAGCTTTTATTGAGAACAATCCGAGAATAAGCCAGCTGAAGGAAGAAAGCAGCTTCGTGATCCGGGAAAAGAACGATGATATTTCCCATTTGATGACGGAGACCCTGGCTAACCTGTATTTTGAGCAGAAGCTCTATACAAAAGCCATCAAGGCCTTTGAAATCCTGATCAATAAATATCCTGATAAGAAAGAGCATTTTGAAAACAGGATCAAAGAAATTAAAGATTTCCGGACAAAAGGCTGA
- the lptE gene encoding LPS assembly lipoprotein LptE — MNINKKQGTRYLRISFLLVFCMGMLHSCYSFTGSSLTDEKTIQINEFPNNAALVNPTLSQQFSTDIQNRFLQRTTLKGTKENPDILVEGEITDYSITPTTISSTTTSTNTGGVINESQNKLTITVKVHYENKLHPELSFDRTYSDEAVFNNNLSQSDIETSQVKLVTERIINKIFNDIVANW, encoded by the coding sequence ATGAATATTAATAAAAAACAGGGTACCCGGTACCTCAGGATCTCTTTCCTGCTGGTATTCTGCATGGGAATGCTTCATTCCTGTTACAGCTTTACCGGATCCTCTCTTACGGATGAAAAGACGATCCAGATCAATGAATTTCCGAATAATGCCGCTTTGGTCAATCCAACCTTATCGCAGCAGTTTTCAACGGATATTCAGAACCGGTTTTTGCAGAGGACAACGCTGAAAGGAACCAAGGAAAACCCGGACATCCTGGTGGAAGGAGAGATTACGGATTATTCCATTACACCTACCACGATCAGCTCCACGACCACATCAACCAATACCGGAGGGGTCATCAATGAATCCCAGAATAAACTGACCATTACCGTAAAAGTTCATTATGAAAATAAGCTGCATCCGGAACTCAGTTTTGACAGGACCTATTCCGATGAAGCGGTATTCAATAACAACCTCTCGCAGAGTGATATAGAAACTTCTCAGGTAAAGCTGGTTACAGAGAGAATTATTAATAAGATATTTAACGATATTGTAGCAAACTGGTAA
- a CDS encoding sigma-54 interaction domain-containing protein codes for MSAELQNIKNRFGIIGNFPALNRALEKAIQVAPTDISVLVIGESGVGKEFIPKIIHSESRRKHQPYIVVNCGAIPEGTIDSELFGHEKGAFTGATATRKGYFEVADGGTIFLDEVGELPLQTQVRLLRVLESGEFMKVGSSQVQKTNVRIVAATNVNMMKAIQDSRFREDLYYRLNTVQIDMPPLRERKGDIHLLFRKFAIDFAEKYRMPELELEPSGVHYIESYTFPGNVRQLRNLVEQMTVVERNRKVTAEKLAEYIPMESHLPMVVNTPNNTKQNDFGSEREIMYKILFDMRNDINDLKSLTSELIKNKGTDLSSHEKSLINRIYTPSESQQQPAQSNSLLYFEDRDNIQTPTIISNPDSSYEDIEDIEVEENRPESLSLQNNEKDLIIKALEKHKGRRNKAADELGISQRTLYRKIKQYNLED; via the coding sequence ATGTCAGCAGAACTTCAGAATATAAAAAACCGTTTCGGGATCATCGGGAATTTCCCGGCTCTTAACCGGGCTCTGGAAAAAGCCATCCAGGTAGCGCCTACGGATATTTCCGTTCTGGTTATCGGGGAAAGCGGTGTGGGAAAAGAATTTATCCCTAAAATCATTCATTCAGAATCCAGGAGAAAACATCAGCCATACATTGTGGTGAACTGCGGGGCAATTCCGGAGGGAACCATTGATTCCGAATTATTCGGTCACGAAAAAGGTGCCTTTACAGGAGCTACGGCTACCCGGAAAGGGTATTTTGAAGTGGCAGACGGCGGAACCATCTTTCTGGATGAGGTAGGAGAGCTGCCTTTACAGACCCAGGTACGCCTTCTACGGGTTTTGGAAAGCGGGGAATTTATGAAAGTAGGTTCATCACAGGTCCAGAAAACGAATGTAAGGATCGTGGCAGCCACCAATGTGAACATGATGAAGGCTATTCAGGACAGCAGGTTCCGGGAGGACCTGTACTACCGTCTGAATACGGTACAGATCGATATGCCTCCTTTACGCGAAAGAAAAGGCGATATCCATCTGCTGTTCAGGAAATTCGCCATAGACTTTGCCGAAAAATACAGGATGCCCGAGCTTGAACTGGAGCCGAGCGGTGTTCATTATATTGAAAGCTATACCTTTCCCGGAAACGTACGCCAGCTGAGAAACCTGGTGGAGCAGATGACCGTGGTAGAGCGCAACCGGAAGGTAACGGCAGAAAAACTGGCGGAATATATTCCTATGGAATCCCACCTGCCCATGGTCGTTAATACACCGAATAATACAAAACAGAATGACTTCGGCAGCGAAAGGGAAATTATGTATAAAATCCTTTTCGATATGCGGAACGATATCAATGATCTGAAGTCCCTAACTTCAGAGCTGATCAAAAATAAAGGAACGGATCTGAGCAGCCATGAGAAAAGCCTGATCAACAGGATTTATACGCCTTCGGAGAGCCAGCAGCAGCCTGCCCAGTCAAATTCCCTGCTGTATTTTGAAGACCGGGACAATATCCAGACGCCTACGATCATTTCGAACCCGGACAGCAGCTATGAAGACATCGAGGACATTGAAGTGGAAGAAAACAGGCCGGAATCTCTTTCGCTGCAGAATAATGAAAAAGACCTGATTATCAAGGCGCTGGAAAAACATAAAGGACGCAGGAACAAAGCTGCCGACGAACTCGGGATTTCCCAAAGGACATTATACAGAAAAATAAAACAATATAACTTAGAAGACTAA